The Salvia splendens isolate huo1 chromosome 20, SspV2, whole genome shotgun sequence nucleotide sequence ACCGTTTAAACCCCACTCGATCGACGATGCCCGAAGGGTATACATCCCTGAGACATTCCATGCAAAAGTCAAAATGAACATCCATCTTTCCGATGAATTATGCTCACACGACATATGAGCACAATACACTCTGATGAAACATAGTGGATTTTTGAAGTGTACACCGACATCAGAAAAGTGCAACCGTGCTCTCGTGATTCAAACAACGATTTAGGAGGCGAACTAAGGCGAGATGTATAATTTTAggatatttaattatgtatttttagtttttttaaaaaaattatggtttaggattttggttaattttaatttaattaaaattaaaaaaataaaatactttaaTAGATGAGACACCTAAATAATAGAAAGAAATAGATGAATACGTGATACGATTGTGATGCTAAgtgataaataaaaatttaataaaaagagtGTAAGACCTATCTAAAAATGGTTAATGAGTAATGGTTACGTGTacccaaaaatttaaaactactcTAAAATTGTCCATGTACAAAAAAAAGTGTGCGTCGTAGTCTAATAATAATTTCTCTTAAATTGTTTCCATATACTTGGATAAGCAGTTaattttcaatctcatctcgcAAAATTTATCTCAAACATTTTCGTCAAAAATTATTTTACGTTTTTGAATgagttaatattttaaaattgataaaaaaaggAGAATGCGAAATAtaaaaaagattaaattaaaattcttgAAAAATCGTCTATATTGTATCGAATTGATCTTCTTtgactctattttttttttatcgaaatcccctattttattcttcttttcaaCAAAAATAGCAATTTATATCTTGTAAAGGTACACATAGgcatagaaatttaaaaaagcTAAGAAAATTAGCCATTTTTTCCCTGAGATATTATCTTTCCTTAACTAGCGAGTTCAATATTGAATTACCTCATAAATAGAAGAATTCACAGCTAAGAACATGTTTGGCTCTGGGTTTTgctttaaataataaaattcaattcTTAATGGGTAAATTGTTAGACCTCTTTATTATGGTTTTTACATTAGTGGCTATTTAATATCTTTATTATCATGAAATTGCTACTTAATTAGCCACTACTTTTAAATTCACCCATCCAAAATATCATCTTCAAGTTGACTtttactatttctttttttttttggttagaCTATTCCTAATTCCTTTGGGTAACAAAGGCTGAGCATTTTCTTGAATTCgattagttttaaattttttttaattcggtcTGTTTATTATGTACACATACAAATAAAGCAAATTATTAAAAGTGATTCTTTTCCTTAAGAATCGATAACACACTTTCTTTCAAATTCATAGTTAATTTGGAAGCAATTCAATTTGAGACCGACAGGGAAGGGAGAGTGATGAGATAAGGAGAGGTATATCAATTGAGTGATTAAATCATTTTTCATCTTTGTAATTTCCATGGGTATATATTGGTTCACTTTTCAAATGCTTACCTTCTCATTTATATGTTGGAAACCACCCAAGATTGGAAAGCATCACATGGAGTATGATTATTATCACTAACCATCAacgtttataaaatatataaatattatttacaTCGTACCAGAAGTCAACTTTTATAATAGGTACTTAACATACAATAACTATTACAACAAAAGATATACATATGACAAAAGACTGCATCAACAAGGATGCATCGTTGATGAAAAAATGAATGAAGAACCCACATAAATCCTTTATCAGCTAATCTATAGCACACGCAACACTTTAGCAATAGTTCTTTAACAAATGCTCCATCCGTCTTCTAATAAGGGttctatttttccatttctatTCATCTCACAATAagatttctatttatttttaccataaacgGTAAGTATGTCTcgcattccaccaacttattccactagcattttattataaaactaatatatatatatatatatatatatatatatatatatatataaatgtaactcatatttgactaacttattaaatccacttttctttatattttttaaaactcatgcccaaaCCAAGTAGGAGTGTAGGACTCAACGGAGAGACTATTAAacacattaatttaaaattcatttcATCTTTcattatacatttattttattaaccAATCGTCTATGTAATTATTATATATCAGTTCTTCATTAATTcctaaaaacaaacaaaaactttTTCCTTATGTATAGCACATGACCAAAAACCAACAACACATATTCATAACGACATTCAAAAAGTCACAACAAAGCTCAAGAATATTTATATTCacatctataaaaaaaattcataatgaATAATATTAATGTATATGTAGTGATAAAAGCACCACAAGCAATTCACATCAGCATCAAGCAATTGCACATAATCAAATCTAACATCAACGAACATACGGACGCAGAAATATTTATTGATAGGGGCTAAAATTTCTAAATGTTGTATTAAAGTACgtatattttttagtaatttagaTAATTTGTAGGGACTTTTACACTATAATTTACACTAAATttgaagaaattttaaaaataattagtagaaaaaactttaaaaaaaatattcattgagggcttaagcccctcccccAATACACATAGGTCCGCCCATGCATGCATGTCGCATCAATAAGCCACATCCACGTATGCTTCGAGAGTCCTCCTAGCATGCTCGCCTTAATCGGACTGATCGATCTTTGAACTCGCACGAGTGTACGGCTTGTTGTGAGATTATTTATGACTGTGCATGGTTTGATATTTTAAATTCATagtgaaaaagaaaatgaataatcAATTAAGGATATGGAATTTTCCATGGTCTTGAACTAAGAAATCAACTAGTACAATGGGGCCAAGAAAAGAAGTGTGTTTTGAACCATCCCATGTTCTGTGAATGAAATTTGTTGCTGGTTTTGACATTTAAACACTTAGAAAATACATACTATAATACTAAGGCCCTACCATTAAATCCTCAATGAATGCCAATCGTTAGTAATGATCTAATATAATCCCACATCCAAATTTGAGGGTTGGATCTTCACCTCCAAACTATATACTATAATCATTCtttttgtcctattttgtggtACAATTTATTAGTCCTTTATGGATCCCTATACTTTCGGAAAAGATTAATTCAACAATCAAAATCATCAATTTTACGAGCCATATTATGACATTGACATCAAATTATTTCATGATATTTGGCGATAAATATTGTAAATGAACCGACATGAATTATTCGCCAAATCAAATGTGAAAACAAGgaggaatttttttattttttttaatgttttgtaTGAGAAATAATGTAATTGGCTTGTCAACATGATGACCATGTTACCTTTGCCTCCCTTTACACTTGTAAAGACAACAATCAAATGTACGAGTTATGTCAGCCAAACCCCATGCCTGCTTATTCAATCCAAGAAATTTTTCCAAACTCAACCACCTCCAAAATTGTAGAAGTTAACGAAGCTTTCTTGGTTTGGTGAATAGGGTAGTACGCAAGTTGTCAATCCTTCTGTGTGCGTGTCTTGACATAGTGGTAAAGTAGTTATGTATGAGGCCAAAGGTCTGGTGTTCGAGTCCACTATGACGCAACAATTAAATTTTGattcatttatcaataaaaaaaaagttggtaATCCTTCTTTAGATTGACAaacttaatttttataaatgggTGATAGTGAATTTTGAAGAAATTCTTGTGTTTTGCACATAAACTTTAAAATCCATTCGACATTATTGAACTTAACATGGTCGCCTGAAAATACTAGGTCGCCAAATCGATAGACCTAACTTACCTCGACATCTCCGACTTCAAACATGACCATGGGCGGACCCAAAGTGTAAGGGggtggggcttaagccctcaatgaaatattttttaaaacttttttctattaaatttttttggaaTTTAGTCAAGTTTAGTGTAAGTTATAGTGTAAAAGCCCCTGTAAAGTATCTAAATTactcaaaaatatatattaaaataaaatttaaaaatctcaGCCCCTATCAATGATTATTTCTGCATCCGCCCCTGAACATAACTAGCCATATTCAACCTCCTTAAGGAAAATAAACAAATGAGAACTCAAATATGAAGCATAGACTGATTAGGATTGTCATGAAGATTGAAAAAACATAATGTGAGAAGGATGAGAGATGGCCCATTTACAGCTAAGATGTGGGAAGAGGAGAAACAAAGGACTTACGGATGTACCTCAACCATTGATACCTCATCACATGTAACGATTACTACACGCATTATCACGTCTAATTGACTAGTGATGTGGCATCATTTGATATCGAACGAGTGATGTAGTATCATTAGATGTCGACATGAATTCCTAATAGCGTTATCACGACTAATTGACCAGTGATGTAGTATCATTTGTTAATCAAATCTCGTATTTAATGAAAAGATTAGATGTTAATTAGGATTATGATAGATTTGAAGATATGTAGATGAGTGTGAATGCAAATGGTGGATGTGTAATTAGTTAAGTGTACGCAAGTCAAGATGTTAGCGGCAGCCGGCCATATATATGTTTGGACAAACTATTTTCCAGCTGGGCCAAACAACATTTAATTCTATGACAAATGTGTACATATATTATTAAAGATAATTGAATATGTATTGCTGGTTTTGATTGTATAATCTACtattatcaatttatcatcGAAAGTATTGTTGCTATAGTACATCATAAGTATTACTATGATGAAAGATGCAATTTTATATATACATTGACATATTATGTAGActtcattattatttttatatcgATTGTGTAAGACGGTAAATGTGAGGTTTATAGATTAAATAGACATTCTATCCAAATATTAGTGTTTTATTTGACTCAACGATTTTGAAATTGTGGCTCATATAATGGTTTCCTAGGAAATGAGCCTATCGTGATCAACACACTCATTGCCAACAAAGTCATTAGCCTCTAaggagtactccctccgtcccaaggaagatgaccccttcatTAGGCAGCATGGAATTTtgatgcaactttattttgtatgttaaatgaagagagtaaattaagagaaatagaataaagtagagataaaagttttcactttagtaatgagtcatcttgattgAGATAAACCAAAAAAAGTGGATCATCTTCAGTGGAACAGATGAAGTATTATTCTACATCGATTGtataaaacaacaaaaacaaatgtGTAGTTCATAGACTAAATGAAGTGCTTATCTTTTTATAGACTGGtctttaaaataaaactaaaaaaagtgGATCATCTTCAGTGGAACAAATGAAGTATTATTCTACATTGATTGtataaaacaacaaaaacaaatgtGTACTTCATAGACTAAATGAAGTGCTTATCTTTTTATAGACTGGTCTTTAAAATAAATTCTCATGTTTAGCTCTTTCTCATTATCATGATTCTATGTTTTGAAAACatttgtaaatttaaaaaataatgaaaaagtaTTCTAATGTTCAAGAAACGTTCCTATGAGAGTTGTGCCACATATCACTTCTATACGTGTGTGTGAGATAGAAAGGTGTTGCATGCTGGCGCTAAGGTAAGTGGACCTAGTAAATGGTCATGGGCCTCAAAGTTTAATGGGCTAAGAATGGTCATGGGCCTCAAAGTTTAATGGGCTAAGAATTTAGGAGTTAACTTTTCAATGGATCGTTCATTTGAATATGTTGTGAGTTATGAGGCGATTGTAGATGGAGATCTCCACAAAGTGTATCTTTTATATTCATCCAATTTCACTCCTTTCCGTTGTAATTCCTTTTGTAACGATCAAGGACAAAACAACTATTGAAAAGATTGATGAAGAATAAGGATTATAGCTTCTTACTGACTCAATTctcacatcggttgtgagaacaactggtgtgaggtatatagactaaatggtcTCTCTCTTCTAACAAGCTAGTCTTTTAGGCTGAATTCTCCTATTAGCTCTGATATAGTTACTCCCTCGATCCctattagaagtctcatttctgGTCGGTACAGGGGTAATTGTTTGagtgtattattttattgttttcagCAATGACATTTAGTGTAATAGGATGAAAATTAAGGACAAAAGTTTATTGTCATTTCTAGTACAATATATTCCAAATGAGATTTTCGATGAGGACTATACGAAAATGACAATAGATGTAAGATCTTATATGTATAATACAATGGGATGATTCACTTTTGTTCTTCGTCTGTCATCCATTATCAGCGACAACTATTGCACCGCCCCTATTTGTCAACCCTTTAATTTCGATGTAcaattttaaaatcattttatttctTGCTTATCCTTTATAAGTATAGCAAATACACCTAGATTTCTTCTTCAATATATTTGGACCATTAAAAGAAGAACTTCAAAATATTAATCAGATTCAAACACAAAGAAATGGAATGTCACAACTTGCCAACTTGCAATgtttcaaaaaaattcaaaattgtatCCACTTGTTACTTATAAATTAAAATCCACCCACTGATTTGAATCAAATTGGAAATTTCCAAGATCCATATCAACCAACTTGATCATcgttattcatattttattcttcgaTCAATGCATGAACTGGGAAAAATCAGCCCCAATCACCTTTGCCATAATTCATCATTTCAAGTCTCTCATAACTCATGTGTGTTATTAGAAGCTAAATAAACATTCTATCAAATTCTTATCCAACGATTCACATAAAAATAACATTGATACACTTTAATACACTACAATAACGTTATACAATGTccatacttcatacattcaataTAGATAAGTGCaaatattttattgatattttcactttaaatttttttatgtgaCCACTTCTAGCATTGAAGTATTCATACAACTGAGCCCATATTTCTTCTACATTATATTTGCACCATTAAAGAAAGGACTTCAAAATAGTAGTTAGattcaaataaaaagaaatggaATTTAATTTGACATCTTCCAGCTTGCAATGTTTATCAAAAGTCATAAATTACCAACTTGGAATGCAAACTTGGTGCCTTGCTTGTACAAAACCTTCATACCCATTGTTTTGAATCTACTCAGAAATTTATAATATCACACCAATTACTATGAAAATGGGTAGGCCTTGTTGGGTAGATGGGtccaaataaaaacatttttaaaatcagaaatgagaaattatatttatactccctccgtccccgagaAATAGGAACTTGACGACACGgatttttatatgaaattgaCAAAGTAcgagaaatataaataaaaattattagagtattgttagtgaaaaatTAGGTCCATCTCTTAAAAGATGAAATTTGTAAAAATGGAAGTTGACTAATTTTGTGAAACagatcaaaatagaaaaagaaaactatTGTTTGGGTACAAaaggaatattaaattatatactTCTTTTGTCCCACTACAAatgattgatttcttttgagcctgagaattaagaaaatattaatagtatttATTAAGTTAAGTGCAGGGATAATAAAGTAGTAAAAAGAATAAAtagaaatgagaaaataaagtaagagaaagtaaatatgttgattttgttgaaaataaaaattaatcacttgtaaaaatataacaaaaaaaagaaaaatcaatcaATTGTTGTAGTAGAACTGAGGgagtaattataaattataagtgACTTATTTTTCAGTTGCATTAGTTCTACATAGTATGGGGCTATgggtatataaatatatttttattttattagttcaTTGCCTCTTTTATAGATACAGTAATTGATTTCCACGATATcatttttgaaattattttatttcaaccTCTCATAGAAAGTATTGTTAAAATATGCAAAGGTTTCTTCAATAATATATTTAACTCTTTTTCGACTTGTTAGACAAAATCTACCCATTGTTTAGAATCCACTCGGAAATTTCCAAATATTTATACCAACCACCTTGATCATCATCACTAATCATATTTTATACTTTTGAGTCATTGATACATGAATTGGGACATGAAAAATAAGCAGCCATCATCATGCAATAGCTCATCATTTCAGCTTTAAGCATCAGCTAGTCACATAAATATGTcctatttattaattaatacttaGACTGATTATCTTTTACTCATTCGTCCGAATAAATAGGaaacatttattttatatataattaaaaagaggataaagtaagagaagaaaatatagagagagtattattttcattttaggaaacgtttcatttgttatgggacagtccaaaaaataaaaacatttcatttttaatgggacggatggaTTAGTTTATACACTACATTGATACACATAAATTTTATTACAATGTGCATCTTTTATACATTAAATCTGGAAAAATACAAATACTTTGTACATCCAATCCAATCAATTCTAacattttgttttaaaaaaagtttttatttgaACCTTTTCGATAGAAATATTCTTTAAAATATACCCATACTTCTAATACTCATATATCTGCACTACTACAAAAAACCAGCTCATAATAAATGGAATATGCCAGCCTGCTTGGGATACAATCTTGGCAACTTGCTTGTACAAAACCTATCCACTTTTTGAATCTACTCAGAAAGATCATAAATCATATTTTATCCCTATTTGCCTGAATTTGGACATGATAAATCTGAATCACCAACACTATCATTCATCATTTCAGCCATCATAACTCATAAGTGTATTCTTCAACATTGTGTTAGTAATATGGCAGCCTATGCAGCTTTGGTTTCTCTAATGAATATCATTGATGCAATAGAACACCATCATTCCCCACCCATCTCTCTCCACAAACACCAAATTCAATCTCTCACTGAAAATGTTACCTTCCTGCAAGAATTTCTCAAAGATTACAAGTCCCCTGTTTCTGACACCGACGAAGCGGATCCATTGGAGATGCGGATTGCTGACGCAGCTTATGCTACTGAGGATGTTATCGAATCTCATATTGTTGACAAGATTCACCTCAGTAGATCCAAACTCAGGCGCTTCTTCAACTTCTTTCGAGGTCCCAAGGATCAGAGAAATGCCTCATCAAAAAAAGATGATGATGAAGCGGTCAAGCTGTATCGAGCGGTACAAAATGTGATAGAGGAAATGAATCGGATCAAGGAAGTGGCAATGGAGACCAAGAcggagaaggtggtggtggtggtccgTGATCAACCGCTTGGATTTGTCTCTTCTTCCAGTAGGAAGAAGAGTAGTGGCATGATGGTGTTCTCTGATGATGTCTTGCACGGGATCATGGAGAAGCTCATGTCAAACGAATCCGGTCGCCAGGTCATCCCCATCACCGGTATGGGCGGAATAGGTAAGACCGCTCTTGCTCAAACTGTATATCAAAAAAAAACTATCACGGACCATTTTCATATTTGTGCTTGGGCTACTATTTCCGAACAATACAACACAAGAGAAATTCTATGTGAGCTTGTTTCTCAAGCCACTAAGAAAGACAAGGAAACTCTTAGTGAAAGGAGTGAAGAAGAATTAGGGTCAGAGCTCCGCAAATATTTGTGGGGTAAAAGGTTTTTAATTGTAATGGACGATATGTGGAACATTGAGTCTTGGGAAAGTATTCAACATTACTTTCCTGACAATGGGAAACATAGTCGAATAATGGTGACAACTAGGATCTCACAACTGAGTTCCCGGTTAAACAATCAGTACAGCCATCAAATGGAATTTCTTGATGAGAGTAGTAGTTGGGTCTTGTTCTCTAAAACTGTGTTTGGAGAGGAACCTTTTCCTCTTGAATTGGAGAAAATTGGAAAAGAAATTGCATACAATTGTAGGGGACTTCCTCTATCAATTGTTGTAGTTGGTGgtcttttgaaaaatattgaaAGCACCCAAAAAAGTTGGGAATCAATAAGGAACAACTTAACTTCAAGAGTAAATTTAGACAATAATAAGCATTGCTTAAAATTGTTGAAAATGAGCTATAATCACTTACCAGTCTACTTGAAGCCTTGTTTCTTATACATGGGTGtgtttgaagaagatgatgcaATTCGAGTCTCAACCCTCGTTAAGCTATGGGTTTGTGAAGGATTTCTTAAACCTGTGGATGGCCAAAGTTTGGAAATGATGGGGAAAGTGTTATTAAAAGACTTAGTGGATAGAAATCTTGTTTTAGTGGATGAGTTGGGGTCTACTGGAAACATAAAACGAGTCAAAGTTCATGATTTGCTAAGAGATATATGTCTGAACCAGGGCAAGAAAGAAGGGTTTTATCATGTGATAGGAGAGTCTAGTCCTCGAGGCATAAATAGCCAACGTCGCGTTGTTATACGCAGAAAGACTTCAAAGGTGAAAGTGCTTTACGAGTTGCAATCTATGTCGCATGCTCGCTCAATCATTCGCGAGCATGGGAAACTTCCTAAGGGCCATAACTTTAGATTGTTGAGGACAATACATGCATACAAATTTCGTTATTACAACGACGAAAGCTATGTGAATTCTCGCGTGTCTGGGTATGTTAACTTGCGGCACCTTGCTGTTGAGATTGCCAGGATGTCCTCAATTTTTTCTTCGTTCGGACACCTTTGGAATTTGCAGACTTTGATTGTTTCTTGCGAGAGTGAGTCTACTGCGCCTACAGAGATTTGGAAAATGCCTCAACTCAGGCATATTGCTATGAAGGGGAGAAGATTAATTCTTCCAGATCCTTCAACTGATGATGTTGTCATGGAGAATCTAATGGTCCTTACGGGAGTACTCAATTTCAAGTGCGACGAAGAGGTGGTTAAGAGAATTCCCAATATCAATAAGTTGGAGATAATGTATTCAGGGAGAAAGGGAATGGAGCATGATGATTATTATTGTTTGGCCAATATTGAATGTTTGAGTAATTTAGAATACCTCCACATCTCACTTTGGTTAGATTTTAGAGGAAGTGACTTGTATAAGCTCATGTTTCCACAAAACCTTAAGAGCTTGACTCTTTCGGTAAACGGTGGGTTTGAATGGGAAATGATGTTGGAAAAGATCGGTTCATTGCCCCTTCTTGAGAAGTTCAAGTTGTGGCTTGGATGTTTTGGAACAGGAAAGTGGGAAATATGTGAAGGTCAATTTCCTAGCCTTAAATACTTGGGATTATTTTCGTGCGCTAGCCTAAAACACTGGACTACAGAAGAAGACTCCATCTTTCCACATCTCGAGAAGCTTTATCTTTTCAATTTAGAAGGGTTGGAGAATATTCCACATGAAATTGGATGCATACCCACGCTCCAAAGCATACAGATGGTTGATTGTCGCGAATCAGTGGTGAAGTGTGCGAAAGAGATTGTAGAGGAACAAATGGATTTAGACGGGGACGATCTTTCCTTTAATGTTAGCGTTTGGCTTCCACTTTTTAAGAACGAAGAAGCAGTGTTGCGAGAGTTGCAGAGCTTGTCAGGTCCCAACTTTGAAGTTGCGTATTCCTAACTAGGGTTATGTACTTATGTTTACTAAATATTGAGTTTGagattcttttcttttcagaaCATTGCATTGTTATTGTATTGTATATGTTGCATTTTCTACGAATTCTATGTAAACTTATCAAATATATTTGCAATTGAATAATGGTGTATCACGTGTTTATATAATCTATTACTCATACTCATAAACTTTAATGACTCCCATGTTATTGCATTAAATGTAGGGCTTCGATTATCTTGTAACCTTTTTCATTTGTTATCAAGTTTTTCTGttttaatttaactactggAGTATATCACACATGCGTTACAAGATATAATgtatttcaaaatataaaattattaaggTCTTTTAGTTTTAGATGATTTTCCCGATCATTTTTCGTACTAAAAAAAATGCAcaccaaatttaaaatttttgcaATACAATATACAAAAAACTATGTTAACACAAttttaaaatgcaaaaaaatagtataaaatattaattatacatCACCAATATCCCAAAATTCCGCAAAACAGCATACAAAAATTATATTCACAGTGCACTGCAAAAAAAAACGTACTCCTTCTGCCCTTCATTTTtgcattcatttttttaaaaatgatatacAATGATTAAAGTGGATAgaatgtaaaataaaaaaaagaataatgtagGGAAGACTCGGTTACTTTACATTCTctttactttaactattttatactagtatcatatttttaaaatgagtgaaaaaatgaaatgtctTGCTTATGGTAGAACGAATAGAGTATacttattaatattaatttgaaatacaaatatatttttaagaaaatgtaATTTAAGATAACGGTTTTTCGTATAGAAGCAATTTcatttgaatattaaattgacaaaatatgctgtaatttaatttaataaaaataaatataaataaagaagGAACATTTTTTTCAGTCCGCGAACTTTGCCAAGGTATCAATTTTGGTCtgtaatatttgaaaatatcatttaaggtCCATTATTTTCGACATAATGTCGTGTGGgctactttttcactatttcaaattttttgaacGAAAGTATCATCTAGCCCATAAGGGCATTTCAGtctatttattcttttttctttattaaaatgttttagtttatctcttttactttttttgccactctcttctttctctttttcttttgtctttcccacatttttttatctctttttaAAAAGAGgcaaaaaaaattaaggataaaattaaatattttagtaaAGAAGGGagaataaataaactaaaataaatgcCTTTCATGTGCTTGAGGTTATTTTTGTccaaaaaaaagtttgaaatagtaaaaagtagcACAAACTATATTACATTAAAGTTAATGGtctgaaaaaatattttcaaatattacgGACCAAATTGATACCTTAGCAAAGTTCGCAAACCAAAATATTTTTTcctctaaaataaaaataatctaGAAGAATAGATACAATAATaactagtactcccttcgtctgcCAAAATTTggcacattttgccattttgtcCTTAATTAATTACACATTTGTTTTATTCCATTTATAGTAAGCGGGCTCCATACTCCACTATCCCATTACACCCACATTCTACTACTTCcttcgttccttgttaatagagacatcTATTTTAGGCGCGGagattaagaatagtgtgttaagtgggtagtgaataaaataagagagatgaaaagagaataaactAAGACGGGGAGTTAATTTTTGctaaatataaaaatgactcaattatattggaacttcccaaaatagaaaattgactcaattaacaaggaacatgtggagtataaaattaatactccctctgtgcCATAAAATAATcttctttttccattttgggccatcccataaaaataggcaTCTTCATTATGAGGTAAAcctcattctccattaacaatacttcaatcactttttctttctacatctctcatatttaccaattttgcataaAACCCGCGTCATACCAAAAGTCCCCTATTTTtttggatgaagggagtaatataaaaatgagatccacatttccactaatttttcaCTCATTTCCAAtataaagtcaa carries:
- the LOC121782719 gene encoding putative late blight resistance protein homolog R1B-16, which translates into the protein MAAYAALVSLMNIIDAIEHHHSPPISLHKHQIQSLTENVTFLQEFLKDYKSPVSDTDEADPLEMRIADAAYATEDVIESHIVDKIHLSRSKLRRFFNFFRGPKDQRNASSKKDDDEAVKLYRAVQNVIEEMNRIKEVAMETKTEKVVVVVRDQPLGFVSSSSRKKSSGMMVFSDDVLHGIMEKLMSNESGRQVIPITGMGGIGKTALAQTVYQKKTITDHFHICAWATISEQYNTREILCELVSQATKKDKETLSERSEEELGSELRKYLWGKRFLIVMDDMWNIESWESIQHYFPDNGKHSRIMVTTRISQLSSRLNNQYSHQMEFLDESSSWVLFSKTVFGEEPFPLELEKIGKEIAYNCRGLPLSIVVVGGLLKNIESTQKSWESIRNNLTSRVNLDNNKHCLKLLKMSYNHLPVYLKPCFLYMGVFEEDDAIRVSTLVKLWVCEGFLKPVDGQSLEMMGKVLLKDLVDRNLVLVDELGSTGNIKRVKVHDLLRDICLNQGKKEGFYHVIGESSPRGINSQRRVVIRRKTSKVKVLYELQSMSHARSIIREHGKLPKGHNFRLLRTIHAYKFRYYNDESYVNSRVSGYVNLRHLAVEIARMSSIFSSFGHLWNLQTLIVSCESESTAPTEIWKMPQLRHIAMKGRRLILPDPSTDDVVMENLMVLTGVLNFKCDEEVVKRIPNINKLEIMYSGRKGMEHDDYYCLANIECLSNLEYLHISLWLDFRGSDLYKLMFPQNLKSLTLSVNGGFEWEMMLEKIGSLPLLEKFKLWLGCFGTGKWEICEGQFPSLKYLGLFSCASLKHWTTEEDSIFPHLEKLYLFNLEGLENIPHEIGCIPTLQSIQMVDCRESVVKCAKEIVEEQMDLDGDDLSFNVSVWLPLFKNEEAVLRELQSLSGPNFEVAYS